The proteins below are encoded in one region of Bremerella sp. P1:
- the hslV gene encoding ATP-dependent protease subunit HslV: MRIRSTTILAVRHKGDVAIGGDGQVTMNTSVMKSDASKIRPLLGGKVWCGFAGSTADAFALMERFESFLKDFPGNVPKAATELAKQWRTDRAMRRLEALMVVVDAQQTLLLSGTGDVIQPTDGILGIGSGGNYATAAAKALVKHSDLSAEEIVRESLKIAADIDIYTNDNIKIHRVEMD, translated from the coding sequence ATGAGAATTCGCTCTACAACCATCCTGGCCGTACGTCATAAGGGCGACGTCGCGATCGGCGGCGATGGCCAAGTTACCATGAACACCAGCGTGATGAAATCGGACGCCTCGAAGATCCGTCCCTTGCTGGGCGGAAAAGTGTGGTGCGGTTTCGCTGGTTCCACGGCCGATGCGTTCGCGCTGATGGAACGCTTCGAGTCGTTCCTTAAAGATTTTCCCGGCAATGTCCCCAAGGCCGCGACCGAGCTGGCCAAGCAGTGGCGAACCGACCGCGCGATGCGCCGCCTGGAAGCATTGATGGTGGTCGTCGATGCGCAGCAGACGCTGTTGCTTTCAGGCACCGGCGATGTGATTCAGCCGACTGACGGCATCCTGGGGATTGGTTCCGGCGGAAACTACGCCACCGCGGCAGCCAAGGCCCTGGTTAAGCATAGCGACCTTTCGGCGGAGGAGATCGTACGCGAAAGTTTGAAGATCGCCGCCGACATCGATATCTATACCAACGACAACATCAAGATACATCGCGTGGAGATGGACTAA
- a CDS encoding hydrolase, with translation MSEPLPNPLLMTPDNTVLLVIDMQEKLLPSIPDSERIVWNARRLLDGAEILGIPALGTEQYRKGLGATVALLAEKLGEMPNKLHFSSCQSIIAKLEEFNRPKILIAGIEAHVCVQQTALDLLSLGYDVYLAADSVGSRYLHDYEFALRRMESTGVTLTTTESALFEWCRAAGTPQFKQISQLVREEGP, from the coding sequence ATGTCTGAACCACTGCCCAACCCGCTTTTGATGACGCCTGACAACACCGTGCTGTTGGTGATTGACATGCAGGAAAAGCTGCTTCCGTCGATTCCTGATAGCGAGCGTATCGTCTGGAATGCACGGCGATTGTTGGACGGGGCCGAAATCCTGGGTATTCCAGCGTTGGGCACCGAGCAGTACCGCAAAGGGCTAGGGGCAACCGTCGCGCTGCTCGCCGAGAAATTGGGAGAGATGCCCAACAAGCTTCATTTCAGCAGCTGCCAGTCCATCATCGCCAAGCTGGAAGAGTTCAACCGGCCGAAGATTCTAATCGCTGGTATCGAGGCGCATGTGTGCGTGCAGCAAACGGCACTCGACCTGCTTTCGCTGGGCTATGATGTCTACCTGGCGGCCGATAGCGTCGGCTCGCGTTACCTGCACGACTACGAGTTTGCTCTGCGACGCATGGAATCTACCGGCGTGACGCTGACCACGACCGAGTCGGCCTTGTTTGAATGGTGCCGAGCCGCTGGTACCCCGCAGTTCAAGCAGATCAGCCAGCTGGTTCGCGAAGAAGGACCTTAA
- the hslU gene encoding ATP-dependent protease ATPase subunit HslU, translating to MSKANQELTPREIVKMLDADIVGQDEAKRAVAIAVRNRWRRKHLPKELQQEVSPKNILMIGPTGVGKTEIARRLAKLTGAPFVKVEATKFTEVGYYGRDVESMVRELVDNAIGIVRETEREAVQEEAKQRAERRLLDQLISPRPALSSGEPDEQEKHERSRQRMKEMLEAGQLEDRTVELTVEQKGTPVMIGGMGMEQMDMDLQGMLEKIMPKNSTRREMTVAQARTVLIEQETEALLDKERIYEAAIELAENLGMIFLDEIDKIVANEGKTGTDVSRQGVQRDLLPIVEGTTVQTKYGYVNTDHVMFVAAGAFHKVSPSDLMPELQGRFPIRVELSDLTKEDFVRILTEPKSSLTRQYVELMKTEEVAVRFTSDALEEIASYAFQINQTTQNIGARRLYTIMERLLEELSFEAPDMKYGTVEINAAYVKQRLDEVSKDEDLSRFIL from the coding sequence ATGTCGAAAGCCAACCAGGAACTCACGCCACGCGAAATTGTGAAGATGCTCGATGCCGACATCGTCGGGCAGGACGAAGCCAAGCGGGCCGTGGCCATCGCGGTCCGTAATCGTTGGCGGCGCAAGCATCTGCCGAAGGAGCTTCAGCAGGAAGTCTCGCCGAAGAATATCCTCATGATCGGCCCGACCGGCGTGGGCAAGACCGAGATCGCTCGCCGCCTGGCCAAGCTGACCGGGGCTCCGTTTGTTAAGGTCGAAGCGACCAAGTTCACGGAAGTGGGTTACTATGGCCGCGATGTCGAGAGCATGGTCCGCGAGCTGGTCGATAACGCAATCGGCATTGTCCGCGAGACCGAACGCGAGGCCGTTCAAGAGGAAGCCAAGCAGCGGGCCGAACGTCGTTTGCTCGATCAGTTGATCTCACCCCGCCCTGCCCTGAGCAGCGGCGAGCCGGACGAACAAGAGAAGCACGAACGTTCGCGTCAGCGGATGAAAGAGATGCTGGAGGCCGGCCAGCTGGAAGATCGCACGGTCGAGCTGACCGTCGAGCAAAAGGGCACGCCGGTCATGATCGGCGGGATGGGCATGGAGCAGATGGATATGGATCTGCAAGGCATGCTGGAAAAGATCATGCCCAAGAATAGCACCCGCCGCGAAATGACCGTGGCCCAGGCCCGCACGGTGCTGATCGAACAGGAAACGGAAGCCTTGCTCGACAAAGAACGCATCTATGAAGCGGCTATCGAACTGGCCGAGAACCTGGGCATGATCTTCCTGGACGAGATCGACAAGATCGTTGCCAACGAAGGCAAAACCGGCACTGACGTTTCCCGCCAAGGCGTGCAGCGCGACCTGCTGCCGATCGTGGAAGGGACCACAGTCCAAACGAAGTACGGCTACGTGAATACCGATCACGTGATGTTCGTCGCTGCGGGAGCATTTCACAAAGTAAGCCCCAGCGACCTGATGCCAGAACTGCAAGGCCGCTTTCCGATCCGCGTCGAGCTATCCGACCTGACCAAGGAAGACTTCGTGCGGATCCTGACCGAGCCCAAGTCCTCCCTTACGCGGCAATACGTCGAGCTGATGAAGACCGAAGAGGTTGCCGTGCGCTTCACGAGCGATGCCTTGGAAGAGATCGCCTCGTACGCGTTTCAGATCAATCAAACAACGCAAAACATCGGTGCCCGGCGGCTGTACACGATCATGGAACGCCTGCTGGAAGAACTGAGCTTCGAGGCACCCGACATGAAATACGGCACGGTCGAAATCAACGCCGCCTACGTGAAGCAGCGGCTGGACGAGGTGAGCAAGGACGAGGATTTGAGCCGGTTTATTTTGTGA
- a CDS encoding Ppx/GppA phosphatase family protein yields MSQQPTEIRLTGLESDLGAQNGDEPVRCAAIDIGSNSMRLVVAQKLAGFDYRVLDEERESTRLAHSLSVNGNLDPEAIDSSISALRRFKKIAEGFGVYDIRTIATCAVREAGNGGYFCERAKDEVGIDIEVISADMEGQLAFRSVAQAFDVRDMNVAIADIGGGSTEIVFACGGHIEEILPTKLGCVRVTEQYGINEELFSTPDSLKKMIAGIDRELKPMIKRRPFVPQVLFGTGGTFTTLASILMMQRGEVGQMEWGYRIHRADVSHTLDTLSKMTLKERKNVPGLSADRADIIVAGIAIIDRLMHRMDVNTLRIHDRGIRDGLMLTMMEELEPGSAEDKAAEEQRRQEAMSTFARSCGVDMIHTHHVADLAVSLFRQMTPLFDLRETDDETIYAAAMLQDVGYLINYEKHHKHSYSLILNSQLPGFSRHALEIVANVARYHRGANPKKKHANFTRLSDNDQTRVKQLAAILRVAGALDRSHRQQVSKVEVTKHPDHIYVSIEATGDPEVDLWAARSRTELFCKAFDTDIRFGLHRPAVSRTSND; encoded by the coding sequence ATGAGCCAACAACCGACCGAAATACGTCTGACCGGCCTGGAGTCGGATCTTGGCGCGCAGAACGGTGACGAACCTGTCCGCTGCGCCGCGATCGATATCGGCTCGAACAGCATGCGGCTGGTGGTCGCACAGAAGCTGGCCGGGTTCGACTACCGCGTGCTCGATGAAGAACGGGAGTCAACTCGCTTGGCACATAGCCTGTCGGTCAACGGCAATCTCGATCCAGAAGCGATCGATAGTTCCATCAGTGCCCTGCGCCGCTTCAAGAAGATTGCCGAAGGCTTCGGCGTCTATGATATCCGCACCATCGCTACGTGTGCCGTACGCGAAGCGGGCAACGGTGGGTACTTCTGCGAACGCGCTAAGGACGAAGTAGGAATCGATATCGAAGTGATCTCGGCCGACATGGAAGGCCAGTTGGCATTCCGCAGTGTGGCTCAGGCCTTCGACGTGCGCGACATGAACGTCGCTATCGCCGATATCGGCGGCGGAAGTACCGAGATCGTCTTTGCCTGCGGCGGCCACATCGAAGAGATCTTGCCGACCAAGCTGGGCTGCGTGCGCGTGACCGAGCAGTACGGCATCAACGAAGAACTCTTCTCGACGCCTGACAGCCTGAAGAAGATGATCGCCGGCATCGACAGAGAGTTGAAGCCGATGATCAAACGCCGCCCTTTTGTGCCGCAGGTTCTCTTTGGTACCGGCGGCACGTTTACCACGCTGGCCAGCATCCTCATGATGCAGCGCGGCGAAGTGGGCCAGATGGAGTGGGGTTATCGCATTCACCGCGCCGACGTCAGCCATACGCTCGATACGCTCAGCAAGATGACGCTCAAGGAACGTAAGAACGTGCCGGGGCTGAGCGCGGACCGGGCCGATATCATTGTCGCTGGCATTGCGATCATCGATCGGCTGATGCACCGGATGGACGTGAACACACTACGGATTCACGACCGCGGCATTCGTGATGGTCTGATGCTGACGATGATGGAAGAGCTTGAGCCTGGGTCGGCCGAAGATAAAGCGGCCGAAGAGCAGCGTCGTCAGGAAGCCATGTCGACGTTCGCGCGGAGCTGTGGGGTCGACATGATCCACACGCATCACGTTGCCGATTTGGCCGTCAGCTTGTTTCGACAGATGACGCCGCTGTTCGACTTGCGAGAGACCGATGACGAAACGATCTACGCGGCGGCAATGCTGCAAGACGTCGGTTACCTGATTAACTACGAAAAGCACCACAAACACAGCTACAGCTTGATTCTCAACAGTCAGCTGCCTGGCTTCTCGCGGCATGCGCTGGAAATTGTGGCCAACGTGGCCCGGTACCATCGTGGGGCAAATCCCAAGAAAAAGCATGCGAACTTCACGCGTTTGAGCGACAATGACCAGACGCGGGTCAAGCAGTTGGCTGCCATTTTGCGTGTGGCCGGGGCGCTCGACCGCAGCCACCGCCAGCAAGTATCCAAGGTGGAAGTCACCAAGCATCCCGATCACATCTATGTTTCGATCGAGGCCACCGGCGACCCGGAAGTCGACTTGTGGGCAGCTCGATCACGCACCGAGTTGTTTTGCAAAGCGTTCGATACCGATATCCGGTTCGGACTACATCGACCTGCGGTGAGTCGCACGTCGAACGACTAG
- a CDS encoding CHAD domain-containing protein, with amino-acid sequence MGKNNNWLGKIEPGHAISEVAKEAISTRSSRMLEILPLAANRWKEDVEYVHHLRTWSRRTQAALQLFASLLPLKRSTVVRKATQKLRKAGGEARDLDVFIKRIRKAKFVIGDDDKADVLAFLTRLRKAAQPKVVQAWEWAKSEHLAKKFEGVVLRTRWREVAEEESVEQMAPTLLEPLVVRFFHFSHLLGESPESLHQMRIEGKKVRYAMELVECGFPDSFREELYPAFEEVQSKLGVINDHHTAVEKIQRWQNETATKKFPAFLLQLAEHERIQFDEKAEAFRVWWTDARAQELKEHFDQYLGGLGLAPIA; translated from the coding sequence ATGGGAAAGAACAACAACTGGCTCGGTAAGATCGAGCCAGGGCACGCCATTTCTGAAGTTGCGAAGGAAGCGATCAGCACGCGTTCGAGTCGCATGCTCGAGATCCTTCCGCTGGCCGCCAATCGTTGGAAAGAAGACGTCGAGTACGTTCATCACCTGCGAACCTGGTCGCGTCGCACGCAAGCCGCGCTGCAGTTGTTCGCCTCGCTGTTGCCGCTGAAGCGTTCGACGGTTGTCCGGAAAGCGACCCAGAAGCTCCGCAAAGCCGGTGGCGAGGCCCGCGACCTGGATGTCTTCATTAAGCGGATCCGCAAGGCCAAGTTTGTCATCGGCGACGACGACAAGGCCGACGTGCTGGCGTTTCTCACGCGTCTTCGCAAGGCGGCGCAGCCCAAGGTGGTGCAGGCCTGGGAGTGGGCCAAGTCGGAACACCTGGCCAAGAAATTCGAAGGCGTCGTCCTGCGTACGCGTTGGCGGGAAGTCGCCGAAGAAGAGTCGGTCGAACAGATGGCACCCACGCTGCTGGAACCGCTGGTGGTTCGCTTCTTCCATTTTTCGCACTTGCTCGGCGAGTCGCCTGAGTCGCTGCATCAGATGCGGATCGAAGGCAAGAAGGTCCGCTACGCGATGGAATTGGTCGAGTGCGGCTTCCCCGATAGTTTTCGCGAAGAACTGTACCCTGCGTTCGAAGAAGTGCAGTCGAAGCTGGGCGTGATTAACGACCATCACACGGCGGTCGAGAAGATCCAACGCTGGCAAAACGAAACGGCCACCAAGAAGTTCCCAGCGTTTCTCTTACAGCTGGCCGAACACGAGCGTATCCAGTTCGACGAGAAGGCCGAAGCGTTTCGTGTCTGGTGGACCGATGCTCGGGCTCAAGAGCTGAAAGAGCACTTCGATCAGTACCTGGGTGGTCTGGGCTTGGCGCCGATCGCTTAA
- a CDS encoding SixA phosphatase family protein: MIRMILMRHAKSSWEDDVADFDRPLNRRGLRDAPRIAAELSDRGWSPDVVVHSAALRTTQTWEMMASHFPEVRQVVSAKSLYHGSPSDIRQVAESLPEDCGTCLIIGHNPGWELAVHQLSSQNVRMTTANAALFENVTSAWPSAFTQAGAWKFIDVLRPKELAS; encoded by the coding sequence ATGATACGAATGATTTTGATGCGGCACGCCAAGAGTTCTTGGGAAGATGATGTCGCCGATTTTGATCGCCCTTTGAATCGTCGCGGTCTGCGAGACGCTCCTCGCATCGCTGCGGAACTATCGGATCGAGGCTGGAGCCCCGACGTGGTGGTTCATTCTGCCGCTCTGCGAACCACCCAGACCTGGGAAATGATGGCAAGCCATTTTCCCGAGGTACGACAGGTTGTTTCCGCAAAGTCGCTCTATCACGGATCTCCGTCCGATATTCGCCAGGTTGCGGAATCATTGCCTGAGGATTGCGGCACCTGTTTAATCATCGGGCACAATCCAGGGTGGGAATTAGCGGTTCATCAATTGTCAAGCCAAAACGTCCGCATGACAACCGCTAACGCTGCGTTATTTGAGAATGTTACCAGCGCCTGGCCGTCTGCGTTCACCCAAGCGGGTGCCTGGAAGTTTATCGATGTGCTGCGTCCCAAGGAACTCGCCTCGTAA
- a CDS encoding ECF-type sigma factor, which translates to MSSIPPESGRHRKPKPMAAHEVLPMVYEQLYALASKRMATERIDHTLQATALLHEAYARVAAPGLGPRWDSPGHFYSAAAEAMRRVLIDHARKKSSQKRGGNIRRLDVPMQQLLQRDGLTPDRLLELDDALERLAEEDHRIAELVRLRLYAGLSVTEAAQCLGISRSVAYSFWEYALCWFAIELDD; encoded by the coding sequence ATGTCCTCGATTCCACCAGAGTCCGGCCGACACCGAAAACCAAAGCCAATGGCTGCCCATGAGGTGCTGCCGATGGTTTACGAGCAGTTGTATGCTTTAGCTTCCAAGCGGATGGCCACGGAGAGAATAGATCACACGCTGCAGGCAACTGCTTTGCTGCACGAGGCTTACGCGCGTGTGGCTGCTCCCGGTCTGGGACCTCGCTGGGATTCGCCTGGCCACTTCTATTCTGCCGCGGCGGAAGCCATGCGTCGCGTTCTGATTGATCATGCCCGCAAGAAGTCGAGCCAGAAACGCGGAGGCAATATTCGACGGCTCGACGTACCGATGCAACAACTCTTACAACGAGATGGCCTGACGCCTGACCGATTGCTGGAATTGGACGATGCGCTGGAAAGGCTTGCGGAGGAAGACCACCGTATTGCGGAACTCGTCAGGCTCAGACTCTATGCCGGACTCTCCGTCACGGAAGCTGCCCAATGTCTGGGCATTTCTCGAAGTGTGGCTTACAGCTTCTGGGAATATGCGTTGTGCTGGTTCGCGATCGAACTAGACGACTAA
- a CDS encoding leucine-rich repeat domain-containing protein, producing MRTYLKVLTTAVVFVLSLGQDSSAQPTNVSEDDAIAAIEALGGEVRKSGGMVIGVHLRFTQVKDADLIHLKKLSDLQTLSLSNTQISDVGLAHLKGHKKLKFLGLIRTRITDAGMPHLSGLANLEQLYLGKTSITDAGMVHLEGMTKLNRLHLEDTQVTDTSLKYLRGLKDLRSLHLENTNITGPGLMHLQGLPKLTWLDLAGTKVDDEGLAPLRKMNGLVHLFLSDTQISDAGLAHLVRLSSLKTLEIDGTDTSDAGIAHLKDLANLRHLSLSKTNVTDEVIEPLNGMKGLQGLSLFKTKTTEQGRQALRKALPNCMIQPEDK from the coding sequence ATGCGTACCTACTTAAAAGTTCTTACAACGGCCGTGGTCTTCGTTCTCTCTCTCGGGCAAGACTCGTCGGCTCAGCCGACCAATGTATCAGAGGATGACGCCATCGCGGCGATCGAAGCATTGGGTGGCGAGGTGCGAAAAAGCGGCGGAATGGTCATCGGGGTGCACCTTCGCTTTACCCAGGTTAAAGATGCAGACTTAATCCATCTGAAGAAACTTTCCGATCTCCAAACACTGAGTCTCTCTAACACCCAAATCAGTGACGTGGGACTTGCTCATCTCAAAGGACATAAGAAGCTGAAATTCCTCGGCCTGATTCGCACTCGGATCACCGATGCCGGCATGCCGCATCTCTCCGGTTTGGCCAATCTCGAGCAACTCTACCTCGGCAAAACAAGTATCACGGACGCAGGCATGGTGCATCTCGAAGGCATGACAAAACTGAACCGGCTCCATCTTGAAGACACCCAGGTAACGGACACCAGTTTGAAATACCTACGGGGTCTCAAAGACTTGCGATCACTGCACCTGGAAAATACGAATATCACTGGCCCCGGTCTGATGCATCTGCAAGGTCTGCCCAAGCTAACGTGGCTAGATTTGGCAGGCACAAAAGTCGATGACGAAGGACTCGCCCCTTTAAGAAAAATGAATGGGCTAGTGCACTTGTTTCTAAGCGACACCCAAATAAGCGATGCTGGGCTCGCACATCTTGTTAGGCTGTCGTCCCTCAAAACACTGGAAATCGACGGCACAGATACCAGCGACGCGGGTATCGCTCACCTCAAAGACCTGGCGAACCTACGTCACTTGAGTTTGTCTAAAACCAACGTCACCGATGAAGTAATTGAGCCCCTCAACGGAATGAAAGGATTGCAAGGCCTTAGTCTCTTCAAGACGAAGACCACCGAGCAAGGCCGGCAAGCATTGCGCAAAGCTCTGCCCAATTGCATGATTCAACCAGAAGACAAGTAA
- a CDS encoding isocitrate dehydrogenase (NAD(+)), producing the protein MSHQVCLLSGDGIGPEITNVVQEIIEAAGVTIEWIPCDAGLSSYEKHGDPLPQETLDNIRTTKLALKGPLATASGTGFRSVNVSLRKELQLYANYRPAKSLKGVPAPFEDVDLIVVRENTEGLYSGLEHTVVPGVVESLRVITEAGSRRIAQFAFDTARSLGRKRVTCIHKANILKLSDGLFLDTCNKVAKDYPDIEYDECIVDAAAMKMVLNPHQFDVLVMENLFGDILSDLASGLVGGLGVTPSGNLGTDAAVFEAVHGTAPDIAGKNMANPTALLLSATMMLKHMKETEAAKKIEASLFSVLEEGKTLTGDLKGSASTTEFAEAIIAKLDTVAV; encoded by the coding sequence ATGTCGCACCAAGTCTGTCTGCTTTCCGGCGATGGGATCGGGCCAGAAATCACCAATGTCGTTCAGGAAATCATCGAAGCGGCCGGCGTGACAATCGAATGGATCCCGTGCGATGCGGGTCTTTCGTCGTACGAAAAACATGGCGACCCGCTGCCGCAAGAGACCCTCGACAACATCCGCACCACTAAGCTGGCGCTGAAAGGTCCTTTGGCCACCGCCAGCGGCACCGGCTTTCGCAGCGTGAATGTATCGCTCCGCAAAGAGCTGCAACTTTACGCCAACTATCGTCCGGCCAAGTCGCTCAAAGGGGTGCCAGCTCCGTTTGAAGATGTCGACCTGATTGTCGTGCGCGAGAACACCGAAGGTCTTTACAGCGGGCTCGAACACACGGTCGTCCCTGGCGTGGTCGAAAGCTTACGCGTGATCACCGAAGCTGGCTCGCGCCGCATCGCCCAGTTCGCTTTCGACACCGCTCGTAGCCTGGGCCGCAAGCGTGTGACCTGCATTCACAAGGCCAACATCCTGAAGCTCAGCGACGGGCTGTTTCTTGACACGTGCAACAAGGTCGCCAAAGACTATCCCGACATCGAGTACGACGAGTGCATCGTCGACGCCGCTGCGATGAAGATGGTCCTCAACCCACATCAGTTCGACGTGCTGGTCATGGAAAACCTGTTCGGCGATATCCTCTCGGACCTCGCCAGCGGTTTGGTCGGTGGCCTCGGCGTGACGCCCAGCGGTAACCTGGGAACCGATGCGGCCGTCTTCGAAGCCGTCCACGGTACCGCCCCAGACATCGCCGGCAAGAACATGGCCAACCCAACAGCTCTTCTGCTGAGCGCCACGATGATGCTCAAGCACATGAAAGAAACCGAAGCCGCCAAAAAGATCGAAGCCTCGCTCTTCTCGGTTTTGGAAGAAGGCAAAACGCTCACCGGCGACTTGAAAGGCTCGGCCTCAACGACTGAATTCGCCGAAGCGATTATTGCCAAGCTGGATACGGTGGCGGTTTAA
- a CDS encoding serine/threonine-protein kinase — MSSPQRSVHEIFLQAISIPDEAERQEFVNQSCAGAPEHRERVEQLLRARGQARSGTLSRAVGDLEAGEAEGPYPGTISSAPESFPAPARSDGIENAEASQKFAMVDGMTGEHGFLAPGSVVGAFEIIERVGNGGMGHVFLARDRRLSRDVALKMPRLDVLGVPGLYRRFLQEARTAAQLDHPALVSILEAGAEGPFLFIASQWCRGGDLAAWLEKNPGPHSPMAVAAFVAKLADAIAYCHSQGILHLDLKPSNILLTDEDADQQDLSLLNFKVADFGIARFFESETVETSLSSLMLGTPQYMSPEQAINDVDALGPETDTFALGVIAYELLAGSRPFEGKSAIEVLKNITEVEFVEFPSELRIPRDLQTICLHCLEKKKQDRYESAQRLIDDLNNFLNNRPISVRRVSPLRKLWLWMQRPARMTYAGIVAIAVQAAFLAMMVGPLISPAIGIETPDRLEFDQWLSDALPLALFVHFPSFWNSIRTMQYKRFASTIGTLFSVFSAAFLLAVLWGIASPLTVYQDEPVAKFVVHFALAMVTLSQLGFYLLALPAAWKNRTY, encoded by the coding sequence ATGTCGAGCCCGCAGAGAAGCGTCCATGAAATCTTCCTCCAAGCGATTTCTATTCCGGACGAAGCCGAACGACAGGAATTCGTCAATCAATCTTGTGCCGGTGCTCCTGAGCACAGAGAACGCGTTGAACAGCTGCTTCGCGCAAGAGGACAAGCCAGAAGTGGTACTTTAAGCCGCGCCGTAGGTGATCTGGAAGCTGGGGAAGCAGAAGGGCCATATCCGGGAACCATCTCTTCTGCTCCGGAAAGTTTTCCCGCCCCTGCAAGATCCGACGGCATCGAGAACGCGGAGGCGTCGCAGAAATTCGCCATGGTGGATGGTATGACCGGCGAACACGGTTTCCTAGCGCCTGGTTCAGTGGTCGGTGCCTTTGAAATCATCGAGCGCGTTGGTAACGGTGGAATGGGACATGTCTTTTTGGCTCGAGATCGGCGTCTTTCGCGCGACGTTGCTCTCAAGATGCCGCGACTGGACGTGCTTGGCGTGCCGGGACTCTATCGGCGGTTCTTGCAAGAAGCACGCACGGCCGCGCAACTAGATCACCCGGCATTGGTCTCCATTCTCGAAGCCGGAGCAGAAGGCCCCTTTCTTTTCATTGCTTCGCAGTGGTGCCGCGGGGGTGATTTGGCGGCCTGGCTTGAGAAAAATCCGGGTCCACACTCACCGATGGCGGTTGCGGCCTTTGTCGCCAAGTTAGCTGATGCGATTGCCTATTGCCATAGTCAGGGTATTCTCCATCTCGATCTTAAGCCGTCGAATATACTTCTCACGGACGAGGATGCCGATCAACAGGATCTGAGTCTTCTCAACTTCAAAGTTGCAGACTTCGGAATTGCTCGTTTTTTTGAGTCCGAGACAGTCGAAACATCGCTTTCAAGCCTAATGCTGGGAACTCCTCAATACATGTCCCCCGAGCAAGCGATCAATGATGTTGACGCCCTCGGACCTGAGACCGATACGTTCGCCCTTGGTGTCATTGCCTACGAACTTCTGGCGGGGTCGCGACCTTTTGAAGGCAAGAGTGCGATCGAAGTTCTGAAGAATATCACCGAGGTGGAGTTCGTAGAGTTTCCCAGCGAACTCCGGATCCCCAGAGACCTACAGACCATCTGCTTGCACTGTCTGGAGAAGAAGAAGCAGGATCGTTATGAGTCGGCACAAAGACTGATCGATGACTTAAACAACTTCCTGAACAATCGCCCGATTTCCGTACGACGGGTTTCTCCCCTGCGGAAACTTTGGCTATGGATGCAACGCCCAGCACGAATGACGTATGCCGGGATTGTCGCGATCGCCGTCCAGGCGGCCTTTCTGGCAATGATGGTTGGGCCACTCATCTCGCCGGCCATCGGTATCGAGACTCCAGACAGATTAGAGTTCGATCAGTGGCTTTCCGATGCTCTCCCTTTAGCATTGTTCGTCCACTTTCCTTCGTTTTGGAACAGTATCAGAACAATGCAATACAAACGCTTCGCTTCAACCATTGGTACGCTCTTTAGCGTATTCAGTGCAGCGTTCTTACTCGCAGTGCTCTGGGGAATTGCATCTCCCTTGACTGTTTATCAGGACGAGCCGGTTGCCAAGTTTGTCGTACATTTTGCGTTAGCGATGGTTACTTTATCCCAGCTAGGCTTTTACCTATTGGCTTTGCCGGCGGCTTGGAAGAACCGAACGTACTAA